From Alteromonas sp. RKMC-009, one genomic window encodes:
- the uxaC gene encoding glucuronate isomerase has protein sequence MKPILLHEDRLFPVDEKTRGIARELYQSVRDLPIISPHGHTDPRWFAYDENFGNATELFILPDHYVFRMLYSQGITLEQLGIRRWDGGESEADPRKIWQLFADHYYLFPGTPSRMWLDTVFKNVFGLTDMLCSDNAMDYYEFITKELAKPEYKPRALMDRFNIELIATTEGALDPLTHHGAIKGTGWDKRVITTFRPDDVVDASREDFVDNIAKLGDITGEDTTSWQGYLAALRQRRQVFREHGATATDHGHPTAATADLSAAECESLFAKVLSGDSSAAEQELFRAQMLTELAGMSVEDGMVMQIHPGSFRNHNESLFKKFGRDKGHDIPMQTDYVNALKPLLNKYGNEANLNIILFTLDETVYARELAPLAGHYPCLKLGPAWWFHDSPEGMLRFRHNVTETAGFYNTVGFNDDTRAFLSIPARHDVARRIDCRFLAQLVVEHRVADWEAAELAQQLSYNLAKNAYKLG, from the coding sequence ATGAAACCGATTTTACTTCATGAAGACAGGCTTTTTCCGGTTGATGAAAAGACCCGCGGCATCGCCCGTGAGTTGTATCAGTCTGTCAGGGACTTGCCTATTATCAGCCCTCATGGACATACTGATCCGCGCTGGTTTGCCTACGACGAAAACTTCGGTAATGCTACCGAACTGTTTATTCTGCCTGATCACTACGTGTTTCGTATGTTGTATTCTCAGGGTATCACCCTTGAGCAGTTAGGCATCCGCCGCTGGGATGGCGGTGAGTCTGAAGCAGATCCGCGTAAAATCTGGCAGCTGTTCGCTGACCACTACTACCTGTTTCCGGGTACACCGTCGCGCATGTGGCTCGACACCGTATTTAAAAACGTGTTCGGTCTTACCGACATGCTGTGCTCAGACAACGCTATGGACTACTACGAGTTCATCACCAAAGAGCTGGCGAAGCCTGAATACAAACCCCGTGCACTGATGGACCGCTTTAACATTGAGTTAATTGCCACCACTGAAGGCGCACTGGATCCGCTGACTCATCACGGCGCGATTAAAGGCACCGGCTGGGACAAGCGCGTTATCACCACCTTCCGTCCTGACGACGTGGTAGATGCATCCCGCGAAGATTTCGTAGATAACATCGCTAAACTGGGTGATATCACCGGCGAAGACACCACCAGCTGGCAGGGTTATCTGGCCGCATTGCGTCAGCGCCGTCAGGTATTCCGTGAACACGGCGCTACCGCTACAGACCACGGCCACCCGACTGCCGCCACCGCAGATTTATCTGCCGCTGAATGCGAAAGCCTGTTTGCGAAAGTGCTGTCAGGGGATTCCTCAGCCGCAGAGCAGGAACTGTTCCGTGCACAGATGCTTACCGAACTGGCCGGTATGAGTGTGGAAGATGGTATGGTGATGCAAATCCACCCGGGATCATTCCGTAACCATAACGAAAGCCTGTTTAAGAAATTCGGCCGCGATAAAGGCCACGATATTCCTATGCAGACTGACTACGTTAACGCACTGAAGCCATTGCTGAACAAGTACGGTAACGAAGCGAATCTGAATATCATCCTGTTTACCCTGGATGAAACCGTGTATGCCCGTGAACTCGCACCGCTGGCCGGTCACTATCCGTGCCTGAAGCTGGGTCCGGCGTGGTGGTTCCACGACAGCCCGGAAGGCATGCTGCGTTTCCGTCACAACGTTACCGAAACTGCCGGTTTCTACAACACCGTTGGTTTTAACGACGACACCCGCGCGTTCCTGTCTATTCCGGCCCGTCACGATGTGGCCCGTCGTATCGACTGCCGTTTCCTGGCGCAACTGGTCGTTGAGCACCGCGTTGCCGACTGGGAAGCCGCCGAACTGGCACAGCAGCTGTCTTATAATCTGGCGAAAAACGCTTATAAACTGGGGTAA
- a CDS encoding mannitol dehydrogenase family protein: protein MARLNFSTLADLPSEVKQPQYDVNATTTGIVHIGPGAFHRAHQAVYTDLAMAHGGNWRIDGVSMRSKSLKEKLSGQDNLFSLVVLDNEPYTQIIGAMNNVYVLGEDRDAIMASLTAPATHIVTLTITEKGYCLDNQGKLDAAHPDILHDKDFPEEPVSAIGLLVAALKVRKENDASEITIVSCDNLSDNGSKLGAAVVAFAQLLDSELAAWISKNICFPNTMVDSITPATDDALVSQTAAALGVTDEWPIQREAFTQWVVEDKFSGPRPAWDKVGVTFTDDVHLFEKAKLRVLNGTHSTLAYTGTLCGIDTVFEAISKPDMEAFICRLLKEEILPTIDAGDKMDLSAYADDILNRYHNKHIRHLLAQIAWDGSQKLPFRILNTVRDRIKAKASFNLLSVPVAAWILFIAKRQAAGETITDPMAERLLSLAEKHSGDTKALTDAVLNERDVFAELSDNQAFRDTVHGQVEKLSNITPETMAACLGEL, encoded by the coding sequence ATGGCACGTCTGAATTTCTCTACGCTGGCGGACTTGCCGTCAGAAGTAAAACAGCCTCAATACGATGTGAATGCCACCACCACCGGCATTGTGCATATTGGCCCGGGCGCATTTCACCGCGCCCACCAGGCGGTGTATACCGATCTGGCCATGGCCCACGGCGGCAACTGGCGTATTGACGGCGTGTCTATGCGCAGTAAAAGCCTGAAAGAAAAACTGTCCGGCCAGGATAATCTGTTTTCACTGGTTGTACTGGACAACGAGCCGTATACTCAGATCATCGGCGCAATGAATAACGTGTACGTGTTAGGTGAAGACCGCGATGCCATCATGGCGTCGCTGACTGCACCCGCAACACATATCGTTACGCTGACCATCACTGAGAAAGGCTATTGCCTGGACAACCAGGGCAAACTCGATGCTGCCCATCCGGATATCCTGCACGATAAAGATTTTCCGGAAGAGCCGGTATCGGCTATCGGATTACTGGTTGCTGCACTTAAAGTACGCAAAGAAAACGACGCCAGCGAGATCACCATCGTCAGTTGCGACAACCTGTCTGATAACGGCAGCAAACTGGGTGCGGCCGTTGTGGCATTCGCTCAGTTACTCGACAGCGAACTGGCTGCGTGGATCAGCAAGAACATTTGTTTCCCTAACACCATGGTAGACAGCATTACGCCGGCTACCGACGATGCGCTGGTGAGCCAGACGGCTGCTGCTCTGGGTGTCACCGACGAGTGGCCGATTCAGCGCGAAGCCTTCACCCAGTGGGTCGTGGAAGACAAATTCAGCGGTCCCCGTCCCGCCTGGGACAAAGTAGGCGTGACCTTCACCGACGATGTGCATCTGTTTGAAAAAGCCAAACTGCGTGTGCTTAACGGCACCCACTCCACTCTGGCCTACACCGGTACGTTATGTGGTATCGACACGGTATTTGAAGCCATCAGCAAACCCGATATGGAAGCCTTCATCTGCCGCCTGCTGAAAGAAGAAATACTGCCGACTATTGATGCCGGTGACAAAATGGATTTATCAGCCTACGCCGATGACATTCTGAACCGCTATCACAACAAACATATCCGTCATTTACTGGCGCAGATTGCCTGGGACGGCTCACAAAAGCTGCCTTTCCGCATTCTGAATACCGTACGCGACCGCATTAAAGCCAAAGCCAGCTTTAACCTGCTGAGCGTGCCTGTTGCTGCGTGGATTCTGTTTATCGCTAAACGTCAGGCGGCGGGTGAAACCATTACCGACCCGATGGCTGAGCGTTTATTGTCGCTGGCTGAAAAACACAGCGGCGATACGAAAGCACTGACGGATGCAGTACTGAATGAACGTGACGTGTTTGCTGAATTGTCTGACAACCAGGCATTCCGTGACACTGTGCACGGTCAGGTTGAAAAACTCAGCAACATTACACCTGAAACAATGGCTGCATGCCTGGGAGAGCTATAA
- a CDS encoding LacI family DNA-binding transcriptional regulator translates to MDKRPTINDVARLSGVSKRTVSRVINGATNVGAATREKIQKVIDELGFSPDKQARGLAASRSFLLGMIYDNPDALYIDQVQRGVLNVCSEKGYELVVHPCHYNSPDFIDNCIKFVKRSNIDGVVILPPVSEAKELAAALRDQAINYVRMASVDLDDHANIVVSDDRAAISDLARYLVSLGHRDIAIISGPQAYYSSIERLEGFRDTLRELGIDLPDNRVIEGKNSYESGIECARSLLIQSSRPAVIFANNDEMAAGVLKVAHEMGIRVPEELSIAGFDDNLLAARVIPSLTTVKRPVTAMASLAAKKIIAMIENKPTDDMESYLVKPHLIIRESTRKAEK, encoded by the coding sequence ATGGATAAACGTCCGACTATCAATGATGTAGCCCGCCTTTCAGGGGTGTCTAAACGTACGGTTTCCCGCGTGATCAACGGCGCCACCAATGTGGGTGCGGCCACCCGGGAAAAAATCCAGAAAGTCATTGATGAGTTAGGCTTTTCTCCGGATAAGCAGGCCCGTGGCCTGGCAGCTTCCCGCTCATTTCTGCTCGGTATGATTTACGATAACCCGGATGCCCTGTATATCGACCAGGTGCAACGGGGCGTTCTGAACGTCTGTTCAGAAAAAGGCTATGAACTGGTTGTTCATCCCTGCCACTACAACTCACCGGATTTCATCGACAACTGTATTAAGTTCGTCAAACGCTCGAATATCGACGGTGTGGTGATCCTGCCGCCGGTGTCTGAAGCCAAAGAACTGGCTGCCGCCCTGCGCGATCAGGCTATCAATTATGTACGTATGGCGTCAGTGGATTTAGACGACCACGCGAACATTGTGGTGTCTGACGACCGTGCTGCCATCAGCGATCTCGCCCGTTATCTGGTGTCTCTGGGACACCGCGACATTGCCATCATCAGTGGTCCGCAGGCTTACTACTCTTCCATTGAGCGACTTGAAGGTTTCCGCGATACCCTGCGCGAGCTGGGCATCGATTTACCTGACAACCGCGTTATCGAAGGTAAAAACAGTTACGAAAGCGGTATCGAATGTGCCCGCAGTTTGCTTATTCAGTCATCCCGCCCTGCAGTCATTTTTGCCAACAACGACGAAATGGCCGCCGGCGTACTGAAAGTCGCTCACGAAATGGGTATACGCGTGCCGGAAGAACTGTCTATTGCCGGATTCGATGATAACTTGCTGGCTGCCAGAGTGATCCCGTCGCTGACCACAGTGAAGCGCCCGGTAACAGCCATGGCATCACTGGCTGCGAAGAAAATTATTGCGATGATCGAGAACAAACCGACGGACGACATGGAAAGTTATCTGGTGAAACCTCACCTGATCATTCGTGAGTCCACCCGCAAAGCAGAAAAGTAA
- a CDS encoding UxaA family hydrolase, producing MQDQTQLIQVHPQDNVAVATMDLEAGIQNNDLELTLADAIPAGHKVALKAMKAGENIVKYGFPIGHLTEDVAAGAHIHSHNLKTNLSGQEAYTWKDLKKSATGSNATDGTFMGYRRENGKVGIRNEIWIINTVGCVNRTAERIASECERRFANECDGFRAFTHPFGCSQLGDDLTDTRAILAALASHPNAGAVLIVGLGCENNQLSAMLELVDKPEDRLRYYNSQQVGDEIEEGIRLVYEMLKPVGADKRELIPASELVLGVKCGGSDAFSGITANPLVGRMTDILTGIGGTVLQTETPEMFGAEQLLMDRAVSEPVFNDIVSLVNEFKQYFLDHNQPVYENPSPGNKAGGLTTLEEKSLGAVQKGGQAAVGGVLKYGEPVHQKGLSLLQAPGNDAVSSTALAASGAHIVLFTTGRGTPLGFPVPTIKISSNSRIAEQKPHWIDFNAGQVLQGVSIDDCAAQLYQLCLTTASGQLTCNEKNGSHEIAIWKRGVTL from the coding sequence ATGCAAGACCAAACCCAATTGATTCAGGTTCATCCGCAGGACAATGTTGCCGTAGCAACAATGGACTTAGAGGCGGGTATCCAAAACAATGATCTTGAGCTTACCCTGGCTGATGCTATCCCCGCGGGACATAAGGTTGCCCTGAAGGCCATGAAGGCCGGTGAAAACATTGTTAAATATGGCTTTCCCATTGGTCATTTAACAGAAGATGTTGCCGCCGGTGCCCATATTCACAGCCACAACCTGAAAACCAATCTCAGCGGTCAGGAAGCATACACGTGGAAAGACCTGAAGAAAAGTGCCACCGGGAGCAATGCCACAGATGGCACGTTTATGGGCTATCGCAGGGAAAATGGTAAGGTTGGGATCCGCAACGAAATATGGATTATCAATACAGTTGGCTGCGTAAACCGCACTGCAGAGCGCATTGCTTCAGAGTGTGAGCGCCGTTTTGCCAACGAGTGTGACGGATTCCGCGCTTTTACTCATCCCTTTGGTTGCTCGCAGCTGGGCGACGATTTAACAGATACCCGCGCAATTCTGGCAGCACTGGCTTCCCATCCTAATGCCGGTGCTGTTTTAATCGTTGGTCTTGGCTGCGAGAACAACCAGCTTTCAGCCATGCTGGAGCTGGTAGATAAACCTGAAGACCGCCTGCGTTATTACAATTCACAGCAGGTAGGCGACGAAATTGAAGAAGGGATCCGTCTGGTTTACGAAATGCTGAAACCGGTGGGTGCCGATAAACGGGAACTGATCCCCGCCTCGGAACTGGTTCTGGGCGTTAAATGCGGCGGCAGTGATGCGTTCAGCGGTATTACCGCTAACCCGCTGGTTGGCCGCATGACCGACATTTTAACCGGCATCGGCGGCACCGTACTGCAAACAGAAACCCCGGAAATGTTCGGTGCAGAACAGTTGCTGATGGACCGCGCCGTGTCTGAGCCTGTGTTCAACGACATTGTTTCACTGGTCAACGAATTCAAACAATACTTCCTCGACCATAACCAGCCAGTTTACGAAAACCCGTCCCCGGGTAACAAAGCCGGCGGTTTAACGACACTGGAAGAAAAATCCCTCGGTGCGGTGCAGAAAGGCGGCCAGGCGGCTGTCGGCGGCGTACTGAAATACGGTGAACCTGTTCACCAGAAAGGTTTGTCACTGCTGCAGGCGCCGGGTAACGACGCTGTCAGTTCAACGGCCCTGGCCGCCAGTGGCGCTCATATCGTTTTATTCACCACCGGGCGCGGTACACCGCTCGGGTTCCCTGTACCCACAATAAAAATATCGTCAAATTCCAGAATAGCAGAACAAAAACCACACTGGATTGACTTCAATGCGGGACAAGTGCTGCAAGGCGTCAGTATTGACGACTGCGCAGCACAGTTGTACCAACTTTGTCTCACTACAGCGTCAGGACAACTTACCTGTAATGAGAAGAATGGCAGTCATGAAATTGCTATTTGGAAACGAGGCGTAACCCTTTAA
- a CDS encoding sugar kinase, with protein MSRIVIFGECMVELVNRGADTLSKGYAGDTYNTAVYLKRCARDISVSYLTAIGADFLSDELLFKMGDEEINTDQVYRSEDRNLGLYMVRTDKHGERTFAYWRANSAATQTLNLMRGDLSNADVFYFSGISLAILDEVQRLKLFDLIDGFRAKGGKVVFDPNYRPRLWPGPEHAQLWTDKAYSHSDIAFPGGDDHLALYGHTDVDAIHQHVADLGVKEIIVKNGAVGVHIYEQDSHCIVPVERVETVVDTTAAGDAFNGGYLSARLSGKDVTDSASFGAKVAATVISYPGAIVEKDAFYKHIAALS; from the coding sequence ATGAGCCGCATTGTCATTTTCGGCGAGTGCATGGTTGAGCTGGTTAACCGTGGTGCCGACACACTGTCTAAAGGCTACGCCGGCGACACCTATAACACTGCTGTGTACCTGAAGCGCTGCGCCCGTGATATTTCAGTAAGCTACTTAACCGCTATCGGCGCGGACTTCTTAAGTGACGAGTTGCTGTTTAAAATGGGCGACGAGGAAATCAATACCGACCAGGTATACCGCAGCGAAGACCGGAATCTCGGCCTGTACATGGTGCGCACGGATAAGCACGGCGAACGTACTTTCGCCTACTGGCGGGCAAACTCAGCGGCTACTCAAACGCTGAACCTTATGCGCGGGGATTTAAGCAACGCGGATGTATTCTATTTCAGCGGCATTTCGCTTGCCATTCTGGATGAAGTGCAGCGCCTGAAGCTGTTCGATTTGATTGATGGTTTTCGTGCGAAAGGCGGTAAAGTGGTCTTTGACCCCAATTATCGCCCGCGTCTGTGGCCCGGCCCTGAGCACGCTCAGTTATGGACAGACAAAGCCTATTCTCATTCAGATATCGCCTTTCCGGGCGGTGATGATCATCTGGCGTTATATGGCCACACTGACGTGGATGCCATCCACCAGCATGTTGCAGATCTCGGCGTTAAAGAGATCATCGTGAAGAACGGCGCTGTCGGCGTGCACATCTACGAACAGGACAGTCATTGCATCGTACCGGTTGAACGTGTAGAAACCGTTGTCGATACCACCGCAGCCGGTGATGCGTTCAATGGCGGCTACCTGTCAGCACGCTTGTCGGGTAAAGATGTTACCGACTCTGCCAGCTTCGGCGCAAAAGTCGCCGCCACAGTCATCAGCTATCCCGGCGCGATTGTGGAAAAAGACGCGTTTTATAAGCATATAGCAGCGCTCTCCTGA
- the eda gene encoding bifunctional 4-hydroxy-2-oxoglutarate aldolase/2-dehydro-3-deoxy-phosphogluconate aldolase, translating into MKGIKHIVKGAPILPILQADSVEQALNIAKAVEASGLKNLEVVRRTDAAAASVTAIREAFPDMVVGMGTVLSPEHAKEAVEAGSQFLVTPTVSPRLLDGLMSSGVPFIPGTSNPADILMASEYGLTELKFFPAHLSGGAPMLKALGGIFQNISFCPTGGISGSNLNDYLSLKNVFAVGGSWMIPSDMVKAENWQGITDTCKQALEAFEGLRP; encoded by the coding sequence ATGAAAGGCATTAAACACATTGTGAAAGGCGCTCCGATTTTGCCAATTTTGCAGGCAGATTCGGTAGAACAAGCCCTGAATATTGCAAAAGCAGTAGAAGCCAGCGGACTTAAAAACCTGGAAGTGGTGCGCCGTACAGACGCTGCGGCGGCTTCTGTGACAGCTATCCGTGAAGCATTTCCGGATATGGTTGTAGGCATGGGTACTGTGCTCAGCCCTGAGCACGCAAAGGAAGCGGTAGAAGCCGGCAGCCAGTTTCTGGTGACGCCCACCGTCAGCCCCCGTTTACTGGACGGATTAATGTCGTCAGGGGTGCCGTTTATTCCCGGCACCAGTAATCCTGCGGACATTCTGATGGCCAGTGAATACGGCCTTACCGAACTCAAATTCTTCCCGGCCCACTTAAGCGGCGGCGCGCCAATGTTAAAAGCACTGGGCGGCATCTTTCAGAATATCTCGTTCTGCCCCACCGGCGGTATTTCCGGCAGTAACCTGAACGACTATCTGAGCCTGAAAAATGTGTTTGCCGTAGGCGGGTCGTGGATGATCCCGTCTGACATGGTAAAAGCAGAAAACTGGCAAGGCATCACAGACACCTGCAAGCAGGCGCTGGAGGCATTTGAAGGGTTACGACCATGA
- a CDS encoding FecR family protein, which produces MANQQEQVYLEAGEWIDRLADGELDALNRHRFVRWLEKSELHRATLEKMIATWEDPTLQAAFLSAKKVSHPSRKRTLVTWGSAVAASLLAIAIIWPGYRGETVAPSPQLLTAAHEALSDGSEVQLQPTSELAVLFSDDTRYLNLKKGQGYFDVAKDRSRPFVVKVGLSSVTAVGTAFNIDRQEQRVDVVVHEGIVEVRGNADSAPLLLKAGEQLTIENGVAGPVEKVDLTQRVDWRTGWIEVEDESLNYLFERLNRYAEKPILPVDSAVGNRRVAGRFKLEETAQTLAMLGSLYNLDIADTRSGYEISRQAD; this is translated from the coding sequence GACCGCCTTGCCGACGGTGAACTGGATGCATTAAACCGGCACCGGTTCGTGCGCTGGTTAGAAAAAAGTGAGTTACACCGCGCGACGCTTGAAAAAATGATCGCTACATGGGAAGACCCGACCCTGCAAGCCGCCTTTCTTTCCGCGAAAAAAGTGTCACACCCATCACGAAAACGTACTCTAGTAACATGGGGGAGTGCCGTTGCAGCGTCATTGCTGGCTATAGCGATTATCTGGCCTGGTTATCGGGGGGAAACAGTTGCACCTTCACCACAATTGCTGACCGCCGCGCATGAAGCGTTAAGCGATGGAAGTGAGGTGCAATTGCAGCCCACCAGTGAATTAGCCGTATTATTTTCAGATGATACGCGTTATTTAAACCTGAAAAAGGGCCAGGGGTATTTTGATGTAGCCAAAGATCGCAGCCGGCCTTTTGTTGTGAAAGTCGGTTTATCTTCAGTAACAGCGGTGGGTACAGCGTTTAACATTGACCGGCAGGAACAACGGGTAGATGTAGTTGTACACGAAGGTATTGTTGAAGTGCGCGGTAATGCAGACAGTGCGCCGCTTTTACTCAAGGCGGGCGAGCAACTGACTATCGAAAACGGGGTGGCGGGGCCTGTGGAGAAGGTTGATCTGACACAGCGGGTAGACTGGCGCACCGGATGGATTGAAGTCGAAGATGAGTCTCTGAATTATTTGTTTGAACGGCTAAACCGGTATGCGGAAAAACCCATATTGCCGGTGGACAGTGCAGTAGGAAATCGACGTGTTGCAGGGCGATTTAAATTGGAAGAAACGGCACAGACGTTAGCTATGTTGGGGTCATTGTATAACCTGGATATTGCTGACACACGCTCGGGTTATGAAATAAGCCGGCAAGCTGATTAA
- a CDS encoding TonB-dependent receptor → MSCVSGCFVSGCFIFSFSPGCVVAGESLPAGNIPPVPLAQIVTEFSRDAGETVAFDPALLKGLTATPPSRHTISTQEISALLRPFSLCLEPVQNGRVIRQCDSPLSDNTGSSGATPTENNAVTRTHPTVEIEVTGFRQSLIRAREIKRLAMVTQETILSEDIADFPDLNLADALQRIPGITITREGGEGRQISLRGLGPDFTRVKVNGMEAMAMTSSAMDARGSVSRTRAFDFTLFASELFNRIDVSKSYSVEQDEGGIGGTVMLHTPKPFDFADNINTVAFKQSYNGNSKESDPGILGLFSRRNDTFGGLISVAYSQRHTTEFGTNTTRWRQEKKSYSGETDSELQQALEQGEFWFPRGHRYSLWNNNQRRIGVTTSLQYAPDDNWQLTLNGMASRLHNSLDEHHSAVKDNDDVSVVVWEQNRTDKEVLFAKYTDATWRIETREDENTSTFYQLSLDSEWQVSPAFRVDFLVGTSASDYSQPKVNKVNIRKTGVDIVTDFREDRFYGESYSTNMDTASLSGLTVKDLYFQENTMRSSFHNAKASLRYLLESGDALSAGIQVKSFKNTGVDRARSVYPAQSDEQISAAQLSLFNQHPDKAWVQGDLAAIQSYYGLADIKLTGDDIVESTNFDLKEDTYALYGMYDSTGSWLGKPFYTQSGVRYFSTRFYTSGLQKGEPATVSKTYDDVLFSMNAVLELSDDWLWRASVDENITRPSIHDVAITAEVSQASRNEGDIGRIFIGNPYLKPLKSVNAETGIEWYFDEGGILAISGFFKKIDNFVVEEVKAMPYRALGLPASLLQEGDSEDDIFYVSTPQNTDSTTFKGFELAYSRDLNFLPSPFDSLGVNANFTYAEGTTLYRDVQGTGENQVKTFAGLSRRSYNFTLYYDQQHWSARVSAAYRSPYILSVQPGNTDQDESGYHATTYIDASASIQLSGSLKMTIEGLNLTNVREELYSDSNDRAYNTTTSGRTFLVGITAEL, encoded by the coding sequence GTGTCATGCGTTTCAGGATGTTTTGTCTCCGGTTGCTTTATCTTCAGTTTTTCGCCGGGCTGTGTGGTTGCCGGTGAATCCCTGCCCGCCGGGAACATCCCTCCGGTCCCGTTGGCTCAGATTGTTACTGAGTTCAGCCGTGACGCCGGGGAAACTGTCGCATTTGATCCTGCGTTACTGAAAGGGTTAACGGCTACGCCGCCGTCGCGACATACTATCAGTACGCAAGAGATCTCTGCCTTGCTTCGACCATTTTCCCTTTGTCTGGAACCGGTGCAAAATGGCCGGGTTATCCGCCAGTGCGATTCTCCGCTCAGCGATAATACTGGCAGCTCCGGCGCCACGCCCACAGAAAATAACGCCGTAACCCGCACTCATCCTACTGTAGAAATTGAAGTTACCGGATTTCGCCAGTCGTTGATCCGTGCCAGAGAGATTAAGCGTCTTGCGATGGTGACGCAGGAAACGATTTTGTCGGAAGATATCGCTGATTTTCCTGATTTAAACCTTGCTGATGCTTTGCAGCGTATTCCCGGAATCACTATTACCCGTGAAGGTGGAGAGGGGCGGCAAATATCCTTACGAGGATTGGGACCTGACTTTACCCGCGTAAAGGTGAATGGCATGGAAGCGATGGCTATGACGTCTTCTGCCATGGATGCCCGGGGAAGCGTAAGCCGGACCCGTGCCTTTGATTTTACACTTTTTGCATCAGAGCTTTTCAACCGTATCGATGTGAGTAAGTCTTACTCGGTTGAGCAGGACGAAGGCGGTATCGGCGGGACGGTGATGCTGCATACGCCGAAACCATTCGATTTTGCAGACAACATCAATACTGTTGCTTTTAAGCAAAGCTACAACGGGAACAGCAAGGAATCAGATCCCGGCATTCTTGGCTTATTCAGCCGCCGGAATGACACATTCGGTGGACTTATCTCCGTTGCTTACAGCCAACGGCATACCACTGAATTTGGCACCAATACAACGCGATGGCGGCAGGAGAAAAAAAGCTATAGCGGAGAGACGGACAGTGAATTACAGCAAGCACTGGAGCAGGGGGAATTCTGGTTCCCCAGAGGGCACCGTTATTCGCTCTGGAATAATAATCAACGCAGAATTGGTGTGACGACATCCTTGCAATACGCGCCGGATGATAACTGGCAACTGACGTTGAATGGCATGGCCAGCCGGTTACACAATTCCCTCGATGAACATCATAGTGCGGTGAAGGACAACGACGATGTGAGTGTTGTGGTATGGGAGCAGAACCGGACTGACAAGGAAGTATTATTTGCCAAATACACCGACGCAACATGGCGGATAGAAACCCGCGAAGATGAAAACACATCGACGTTCTATCAGCTAAGTCTGGACAGTGAATGGCAGGTATCACCGGCATTTCGTGTCGATTTTCTTGTGGGTACCAGTGCCAGTGATTACTCGCAACCTAAAGTAAACAAAGTCAATATTCGCAAAACGGGTGTTGATATTGTTACAGATTTTCGCGAAGACCGCTTTTACGGCGAGAGCTATTCTACCAACATGGATACGGCATCGCTAAGCGGTTTAACGGTAAAAGATCTCTATTTTCAGGAAAATACCATGCGCTCGTCATTTCATAACGCAAAAGCATCGTTGCGTTATTTGTTGGAAAGTGGCGATGCGCTGTCGGCGGGTATTCAGGTTAAATCATTTAAAAATACCGGGGTTGACCGCGCCCGCAGCGTATACCCTGCACAAAGTGATGAGCAGATATCTGCCGCACAGTTGTCGCTGTTTAACCAGCACCCGGACAAAGCGTGGGTTCAGGGAGATTTGGCGGCTATTCAATCGTACTATGGTTTGGCAGATATCAAGCTGACGGGCGACGACATTGTTGAAAGTACTAACTTTGATTTGAAAGAAGATACTTACGCGTTATATGGCATGTACGACAGTACCGGAAGCTGGCTTGGAAAACCGTTCTACACGCAAAGCGGAGTCCGGTATTTTTCAACCCGCTTTTATACCTCAGGCCTGCAAAAAGGTGAGCCTGCTACCGTTTCGAAAACATACGACGATGTACTTTTTAGTATGAATGCCGTTCTGGAATTAAGCGACGACTGGCTTTGGCGCGCCAGTGTGGATGAAAACATCACGCGTCCTTCTATCCACGATGTAGCTATTACTGCCGAAGTCTCTCAGGCATCCAGAAATGAGGGAGATATTGGCAGGATTTTTATTGGCAATCCTTATTTGAAGCCACTGAAGTCAGTGAACGCTGAAACGGGCATTGAGTGGTATTTTGATGAAGGGGGCATACTGGCGATTTCCGGCTTTTTCAAAAAAATAGACAACTTCGTAGTTGAGGAAGTTAAAGCTATGCCATACCGGGCGCTCGGTTTACCGGCGAGTTTGTTGCAGGAAGGAGACAGCGAAGATGATATCTTTTATGTCAGTACGCCTCAAAATACCGATTCCACTACGTTTAAGGGGTTCGAATTAGCGTATTCCCGGGATTTGAACTTTCTGCCATCTCCGTTTGATAGTCTTGGCGTTAACGCAAACTTTACCTACGCAGAAGGCACAACATTGTACAGAGACGTGCAGGGAACTGGCGAAAATCAGGTTAAAACCTTTGCCGGTTTATCAAGGCGTAGCTACAACTTCACCCTGTATTACGATCAGCAACACTGGTCTGCCCGTGTTTCTGCAGCTTACCGCAGCCCCTATATTTTGTCCGTTCAGCCCGGAAACACCGATCAGGATGAATCCGGCTATCACGCGACGACTTACATTGATGCCTCGGCCAGTATTCAGTTATCCGGCTCATTGAAAATGACCATTGAAGGATTAAATCTGACTAACGTAAGAGAAGAACTGTATAGTGATTCGAACGATCGTGCCTACAATACCACAACGAGTGGACGGACATTTTTGGTTGGAATCACTGCGGAGCTATAG